The Toxorhynchites rutilus septentrionalis strain SRP chromosome 3, ASM2978413v1, whole genome shotgun sequence genome includes a region encoding these proteins:
- the LOC129780102 gene encoding histidine-rich protein PFHRP-II-like, giving the protein MKCIAAVVMVALAVVAEGSYVPSIYAHHAAPVLSHAAHHLVNPTVVQSNDHHSWAHASLAHNTLIHHAPVLAHNHWDAHHVPAAIAVNSHWDAHHVPAAVAINNHWGHHGHWDNHHHAAAVVVAPVEHSATYVAANRGAVHKAPLAGHAVNQKSLNLAPAPGTL; this is encoded by the exons ATGAAG tGCATCGCAGCTGTAGTCATGGTGGCCCTCGCCGTTGTTGCTGAAGGTTCATACGTTCCATCGATCTATGCTCATCATGCTGCTCCAGTTTTGAGCCATGCTGCCCATCATCTGGTCAACCCAACTGTTGTCCAATCTAACGATCATCACAGCTGGGCTCATGCATCCCTCGCCCACAACACTCTGATTCATCACGCTCCAGTTCTGGCTCACAACCACTGGGATGCCCATCATGTTCCAGCCGCCATCGCTGTCAACAGTCACTGGGATGCTCACCACGTTCCAGCTGCTGTTGCCATCAACAACCATTGGGGACATCATGGACACTGGGATAACCACCATCATGCCGCCGCTGTTGTCGTTGCCCCAGTTGAGCACTCTGCCACTTATGTCGCTGCCAACCGTGGTGCTGTCCACAAGGCTCCACTCGCCGGACATGCCGTCAACCAGAAGTCCCTGAATCTGGCTCCAGCTCCAGGAACCCTGTAA
- the LOC129780314 gene encoding histidine-rich protein PFHRP-II-like, which yields MKCIAAVVMVALAVVAEGSYVPSIYAHHAAPVLTHAAHHLVNPTVVQSNDHHSWAHASLAHNTLIHHAPVLAHNHWDAHHVPAAIAVNSHWDAHHVPAAVAINNHWGHHGHWDNHHHAAAVVVAPVEHSATYVAANRGAVHKAPLAGHAVNQKSLNLAPAPGTL from the exons ATGAAG TGCATCGCAGCTGTAGTCATGGTGGCCCTCGCCGTTGTTGCTGAAGGTTCGTACGTTCCATCGATCTATGCTCATCACGCTGCTCCAGTATTGACCCATGCTGCCCATCATCTGGTCAACCCAACTGTTGTCCAATCTAACGATCATCACAGCTGGGCTCATGCCTCCCTCGCCCACAATACTCTGATTCATCATGCTCCAGTTCTGGCTCACAACCACTGGGATGCCCATCATGTTCCAGCCGCCATTGCTGTTAACAGCCATTGGGATGCTCACCATGTTCCAGCCGCTGTTGCCATCAACAACCATTGGGGACATCATGGACACTGGGATAACCACCATCATGCCGCCGCTGTTGTCGTTGCCCCAGTTGAGCACTCTGCCACTTATGTCGCTGCTAACCGTGGTGCTGTCCACAAGGCTCCACTCGCCGGACATGCCGTAAACCAGAAGTCCCTGAACCTGGCTCCAGCACCTGGAACCCTGTAA